In Maridesulfovibrio sp., a single genomic region encodes these proteins:
- a CDS encoding glycosyltransferase family 4 protein: MNTMKQPVLAMILKGYPRISETFISNEIRLLEQRGVKIHIISMRRPRENFAHKSISEIKAAVSYLPSTLEGCLEQLFGSPEFDAGLRDPRYGQDAEFTKRIDSIWKTYADTGSEASFKHMLQAEFIVEKILPGSDIFHFHAHFAHSPCSVARNASRLSGLPFSFTAHAKDIYTQKPEKITAKISEAKFAVTCTGYNCNYLQSIAPEGKPIHKVYHGIDLDLFSSGKQPVCGSPYEIFTVARFTAKKGLPTVFRALKELDEKGVEFSYKIVGDGDEREQTLNMLKELGIENRCTWLGTKTHEEVLELYRKADLFALGCEIASNGDRDGIPNVLAESMAMSVPVVATTVSGIPELIENGKTGLLVEPGDHASMAEAMEKMLTDQELRQAVIPAAKERVHEIFDNKYWINKLADVYELYGIKAG; the protein is encoded by the coding sequence ATGAATACAATGAAACAACCTGTCCTTGCGATGATTCTCAAGGGGTATCCCCGAATTTCCGAAACATTCATCTCAAATGAAATCAGACTGCTGGAACAACGCGGTGTTAAGATACACATCATTTCCATGCGCCGCCCGAGGGAAAACTTCGCCCACAAGTCAATTTCGGAAATAAAGGCCGCAGTATCCTACCTTCCTTCAACTCTGGAAGGCTGCCTGGAGCAATTATTCGGTTCACCGGAATTCGATGCCGGACTCAGAGATCCCCGCTACGGTCAGGACGCGGAATTCACCAAACGTATTGACAGCATCTGGAAAACATATGCGGATACGGGCAGCGAAGCGTCATTCAAACACATGCTGCAGGCTGAATTCATTGTAGAAAAGATACTTCCCGGCTCGGATATTTTTCACTTTCACGCTCATTTCGCCCATTCCCCCTGCTCCGTTGCCAGAAATGCGAGCAGGCTGTCCGGGCTGCCGTTCAGCTTCACCGCCCACGCCAAGGACATCTACACCCAGAAGCCGGAAAAGATTACCGCCAAAATCTCCGAGGCCAAATTCGCGGTTACCTGCACGGGGTACAACTGCAACTACCTGCAATCCATAGCCCCGGAAGGAAAACCGATCCACAAGGTTTACCACGGCATTGACCTTGACCTGTTCAGCTCCGGGAAGCAACCGGTCTGCGGCAGCCCTTACGAAATTTTCACCGTTGCGCGCTTTACTGCCAAAAAAGGATTGCCCACGGTCTTCAGGGCGCTCAAAGAACTGGATGAAAAAGGCGTTGAGTTTTCCTATAAAATAGTGGGTGACGGGGATGAACGGGAACAGACCCTGAACATGCTCAAGGAGCTTGGCATTGAAAACCGATGCACATGGCTCGGTACCAAAACTCACGAAGAAGTGCTTGAGCTTTACCGCAAGGCCGATCTGTTCGCCCTTGGATGCGAAATAGCTTCAAACGGTGATCGCGACGGCATTCCCAACGTTCTGGCGGAATCCATGGCCATGTCCGTACCGGTGGTGGCAACTACGGTTTCCGGCATACCGGAACTCATTGAAAACGGCAAAACCGGGCTGCTTGTAGAACCGGGAGATCATGCTTCAATGGCAGAAGCCATGGAAAAAATGCTCACCGATCAGGAACTGCGGCAGGCGGTAATTCCGGCTGCGAAAGAACGGGTACACGAAATTTTCGACAACAAATACTGGATCAACAAACTGGCCGATGTCTACGAACTCTACGGCATAAAGGCCGGTTGA